The nucleotide window TTGACTTCGAAATCAAACCCTAAGAGTTTGGATAACCATTTTTGTTGCTCTTCCCCCATAATCCTTTGTTCAGTGATGAACTTAAGGCTTTTCTGGTCTGTATGAATCTTAAAGTGCCTGCCCAATAAATAAGGTCTCCATTTATGAATTGCAATCACGATGGCCATCAACTCCCTCTCATACACCGATTTCTGTTGGGCCTTGGCAGATAATGTTTGGCTCATGTAACAGATGGGTTTCCCTTCTTGCATTAGGACAGCTCCAATCCCTTGCCCTGAAGCATCAGTCTCTACTATAAACTCTTTCTCAAAATCAGGCATAGCCAAAACTGGGACAGTGGTCATAGCAATCTTCAActtctcaaaagcttcttgagCCTCATTACTCCATTTAAACCCATCCTTCTTGAGTAGTTGTGTTAGAGGCCAAGCAATATTCCCATAACCTCTCACAAACTTTCTGTAGTAGCCAGTAATGCCTAAAAACCCCCTCAATCCTTTCAAATTTTTAGGTACAGGCCAATGGAGCATATCTTCTATCTTCTTAGGATCTGCAGATACTCCTTGTGCAGAAATGATATGCCCTAAGTACTCTATCTCCTTCTGGCCAAAAGAGCACTTTTTCTTGTTGGCATAAAGCTGCTGATCTTGCAGGACCTGCAGAGTCATggttaagtgatgtttgtgtTCCTCCATACTTCTACTGTAGATTAGTATATCATCAAAGAACACCAAACAGAATTTTCTAAGGAAAGGTCTCAAGATTTCATTCATCAGGGCTTGGAAGGTAGATGGGGCATTTGacaatccaaaaggcatcactaaATATTCATAGTGTCCTTCATGTGTCCTAAAGGCTGTCTTCTCTATATCTTCCTCTTTCATTCTAATTTGGTGGTACCCAGATTTCAAATCCAGCTTAGAAAAAATAACTGCTCCTCCCAGCTCATCTAGCAATTCCTCAATTACAGGTATGGGAAATTTATTAGGAATAGTTACCTTGTTTAAAGCCCTATAATCAGTGCAAAACCGCCATCCTCCATCTTTTTTTTTCACTAACAGGACTGGGCTTGAGAAAGGACTGACACTATGCCTAATAATTCCAGCTTGCAACATTTCCTTCACAATCTTCTCTATctcatttttttggaaaaatggatACCTATAAGGCCTTATATTTGGTACAGCAGCTCCCTCCTTGAGTCTAATAGCATGATCATGCTTCCTTATAGGAGGAAGCCCTTTTGGTAAATTGAATACTCCTTCAAATTGACCTATAATATCTTCTAACTCAGTATAACCCTCTTCTGGAGAAGATTTCAGGGGTTGCACATAAAACCCTATTCCTTCATCACTCAAAGCCTTTATCATGGCTTTCATGGAAGCTTGCTGAGTGCACAGGGCAGGATCCCCTTGTATGCTATATTTCTGCCCTTCCTTCTCCCATTTCAAATACAACTCTCCAAAATTGGCTTCAATATCTCCCAAACTGGCCAGCCAATCCATCCCTAACACCATATCAGTGCCTCCTAGATCCATCAAAAAGAAATGTTGATGAAAGTTCACCCCCTGCAGCTGGAAATTCAACCCTTCACAGATCCCTTGGTAACTGACCCTTTCTCCATTCCCTACTTCAATCACATAAGGAGGAGTTTCTACTAGCTTCAATCCCAACTGTTCCACCAGATTAGCATCAATGAAATTACTGGTTGCTCCTGAATCAATTAAAGTTTTCATTTCCTTACCCTGCACAGTCACCCACACTTTAAATGACTTGTTAGAAGTCAGTCCTTGTTTACTCTGCATTGACAGTTGCAGAATTTTGAATTCTTCTGTTTCCACCAAGTCTTCAGTTTGCACACCTTTTCCTCCTGTTTCCACTTCTTCCTCATCACTACTATCCTCACATAATTTCAAACTCATATGTTTGAATTTGCATATGTGCTCCTTATTCCACTTGTCCCCACACTTAAAACACAATCCCTTCTTGCTCCTTTCCTCCAATTCTGCAGGATTTAACCTCCTGCCCTTGTATTTCTCATTGTCTCTACCACTGATTTTTTCTCCCTCCTTCCTTGAACCCCCAACTTCTGAAGGATCCCTAATCCTTAAAGGTCCTCCCTTATCTCTCCCAGATCCACCCTTCTTATTGCACACTTCATTTTTCTCCTCAATTAACAAAGCTCTGTCCATTAAGTCTGACAGGCTTTGACTCTCATAGAGTTTAAGCTCAGCTTGAATCTCTTCTTTCAATCCATTCATAAAAATGGAGTCCAGCATAAACCTCTCCTCCCTCCTCAAAGGAGCCACAAGCATTTCAAATTTCTCCATGTATTCAACAACAGTCCCTCTTTGTTTCAAACTCAGCAGAGGTCCCATCGGGTTATGCAGTAAACCCGGTTGAAATCTTCTCATAACCGCCATCTTAAACTCTTCCCACGTCCTCAACGGTGCTTGCTCCTCCCACCATTGATACCAGTTCAAAGCTTTATCTTCCATGGCTAAAACAACAGCATCTAACTTATCACGCATCCTGACCCCGTTTAAATGAAAATACCTCTCAACCCGAACGAGCCACCCGTATGCGTCTTCTCCTTTGAAAATAGGAATTTCCAGCCTTCGCCTACTTCCCATGAAGCGAGACCCGTTTCCACCACTATGACGGCGGTTTCTAGGTCTGGATTCACGCGAAAGCATACTTCTTACGCTCCCCTCATCTTCGTCGTCGGATCTTCCGTGATTCCTACCCGGTCGTTCCTGAATCAGTTGGCGGATCTGCTCTACCGTTACTTGCGGTCTCTCTTGTTGCTCTGTCACCATCTGTCGGATCTGCTCTATTGTCCCCTCGAAGTTGTTCATCCTCTGTTCTATGGTGTCTACTCTGTTTTCCATGTTGCTTCTCGTAACTACCATTCACGGCGCAGCTGGAAACCAAGGCTCTAGATACCAAATTGATAAGCTCAATCTAGTATCTAAGTGCAGAAAATAGCAGAAGCAAGAATATAATAGGAAAGGAATGATTTTTATTGAATATACTAGAGTTCAAATGGGATCTAGTAGTACAAAGCAAATGCAGAAAGTTTAGGTTTTGCAGAAAGATAGAAATAAAGGAGGCTCTTAGAGAGGCCTAGTCTCTCCCATGTGGGTAATCACCACTCAATTTCTGCGTACCAGAAAGAATGACAGTCACCAATCATTTATTCTCATTTTCCTAGGATTCCTTTCCACTAAAAAACTGCCAGCTGGTCTAGCCCATGTGCAGCACTAACTAATTAGTTTGTCctattctctttctctctccttcCCCTTTTTGCGTTTTCTTTCATAAAACTTCCCATACCTACCATCTTCTCTCATAATGTGAAATCGATTAAATTGATCAAACAATATCATAATAATGGGAACAGATTTTGCTTGGcttgttgtaaaaataaaaaTGGCTAGGTTCAAGTTATGTAAATTGTTTACAACAAATAACAAATAACTGGTCTGCAGAATAGAAAATATTGTCTTGCAAAATATGAAATTGGAAGCTAAGTACACACTCTTGTTATTATGATTAAAAATCGGATTTTTGGCATTAGACAATGGAATAAATTTGCAAACTATAGTCACACTGTATCCACCCTGACACAACTTATGTTTCAACTTACCAGTTGTCTGGACTCTGACATTAACACGATTTTCTGAAGGATGTGGAATGCTATACCCAGAAAATGTCACTCTTGGACTGCAAGAAAATAGTAATTACTCTTATAAGGATATATTTTGCTGAAAACAACAATGATTAAGAAAGAGATGGAAAAGACTGCCCATAGAAAGATATAGATAGGAAAATGCCAAATTAAACATACATTTATATTATGAACTCCGAAACTAAAATCTTTCAAACTCCAACAAAAGAAATCCAAACTTTACCTATGCAGaacaacaaaattattataaagtCAAACTTCTTGTGTCAATGACATGTCCTTGTCTCTCCCTAAGGGATGAGAGCAGTGTTTCCGAAGGTGGAAGGCCAAAATCTGCCACGTAAACACGCTCATGGCGGCACTACGGCTGCAATTTAATAACACTGGATGAGAGGCATGGGCTCTGTTAATCAGTCTGTTGTGTAACGAAAAGGATAAAGCTGGATTCATGTTGAATTTGTTGAGAATTATTTCCTACTAAATagggtcggctacatggatcaacttccgCCATAGAATCAACTCTTGAGGCAGAACAATTATACTTTAAAAgaaccaaacacctcaaaatcattccaaaatcaattctacacctctagaattgTTTTTGCCTCTTTCAAAAACTAAACCGAACATACACAAGTCTATTATGGctaataataaattgaaatttaTGGAAGGTGCAAGGTTATCTTCTGCCTCTAGAATACTAAAGCTAGACTACTTATGGGATAAGTACAGTGTTGTCGATCGCAAAAAATAGTGGTTTGTCAAAATTCGAATATCCTACACTGCTATAGCTATTATGTAATAGAAATTTGTACAACCTATTTGGATAAACAGCTTATTTATGGCTTATAACACAAGTGTTTATCAAAATAAGTGCTTATGAATAAGCTTGCATAatctatttttataaaaagataaCAAAACTCAAATTGTTTTAACCAGTTTTAAGTTATTTTCGTAAGTTAAATTAGAGAACTtataaaaagaaactcaaaaaggTTTAAGAAATACAAGCTGTTTTGACTAAAAACAGCCAAACAGTGTCACAACATATCCCAATAAGCTAATCCAAACAGACTCTCCATATAAAGTATCACATAAAAATAACAATTTGTCGAAATTCTGCTATGATAAGGTTAAATTGATCACTCCTATTTGATATTGTCCTTCATGCCCAGAGAAGGCAACATCAAGTTTATCCTATGCTCTGTTATCTCTAGCGATTGCGATTTTAGCTTATgagaaacattttaattaaatttaaatttctttCCTAAACAAAATTTCACATTCTATCAAACTCCAGAtcataaacaacaacaaagaaaaaagaatgaaggtaagaatttgtaaataaaataactAACTCTTGATTCAAGGTGAATCTGACAGAATTAGCGAAAGTGTGATCCTCATCCACAAGACAAAACGTTGATTTACTCAAATCAGAGTACGAACCATGCTCCATCTCTTCCAATCAATCTGCCACAAAAAAATTAACAATGGtaagaaacaaaacaacaactatGATGAAAATCGCACCGGAATTGCATCGGCGATGCATGAGAGGGGAGCGGAAAACCTGTTTCCGGCGGGAGTGAAGAACTGCGACTGCGGAGATGAGTTTGAGCGCGAAGTGTTGTTTCTGATACAACGATGGTAAATCTAGGGTTTTTGTTTGTTAGGGTTTTgcgaattttgaattattttttattcaaactaTAGATAAATTGTTCAAATgtattgttattatttatttatttatttattttgtgaatCACAATTTATAAGACcgttttatttttagaaaatggTCTTCAAATATATGGCTTTTTTTTTTTACCCGAGGGCAATTCCGAATTTACGTAGTCTTGCTCATAAGCATCAACCTGATGTTATCTTCCTCTCGGAAACGTTGGCTAAATCTCAGAGGTTGGGAAGCATTAGAGTGATGCTGCGTTATAATTCGTGTTTAGTTGTTGATGTCGAAGGCAGGAGCGGTGGCCTCGCTGTCCTTTGGAAGGATAATATACAGTGTCAAGTTCTTAATTTCTCGAGGAATTTTGTAAACGTTCTAATCCAAGATGAGACTAGAGGTGAATGGAGGCTTACTTGCTTCTATGGTTATCCGGAGAGGAGTAGACGGCGCCAATCTTGGGATATGTTACGGACTCTTCGAGATATGTCGGCGGGTCCTTGGTGTACTATTGGTGATTTTAATGATCTACTGTCGCAGCAAGATAAACGTGGTATCCATCCCCATCCGAATTGGTTGTGTGAAGGGTTTCGGCAAGCTGTCGGTGATTGTAATCTTATGGATCTTCCCTTGGTTGGTCATCCGTTTACGTGGTTGAAAAGCCGTGGGAGAGTGAATGCGGTGGAGGAACCGTTGGATAGAGCTCTCGTTAATCAGGGCTGGTTGGATTTATTCCCTAATGTGACGCTCACAAATCTGTTGGCTTCGTATTCTGACCATAACCCTATTTTACTTCAGTGCAGCAGTGAGCATCGTATTCGTGCAGCTTATTCCTTTAAATTTGAAAACAATTGGCTCAGGGAGGATGATGTTGAGGATGTGGTTGTGCATGGGTGGTGTAGAAGAGAGGGTGTGGATGTTACTGACCGTATCACTTCCTGTGCTAGTGAGTTAGCTAGCTGGAACAAGAGAAAGAATAGTGGACAGAGAGAGGCCAAGGCTGGTTTTTTGGCAACTATGGAGTTTTTCCGTGGTGGACAGGATACGGTTTCGGCATCTCATTACCTGGATGCTCAGCGTGAATACAACAAACTGATTGTCAATGAGGAAATATTCTGGAAACAACGTGCTAAAATGTACTGGCTTCGGTGCGGGGATCGGAATACAAAATTCTTCCATAGGTCGGCTACTGCTAGAAAGAATTTTCAAAAGTTGGATATGCTATTTGATAAGGGTGAAACTGAGGTTCGTGATCAGATGGGCTTATGTGGAATAGCGCATCGTTATTTCGATACTCTTTTTGCGGcaaagaatggtgattttgaTCCGGTTTTGCAACTTATTCAACCTGCTATTTCAATGGAAGACAATACCATGTTGTTGGCTAGTATCACTAAAGAAGAGTTGTTTGCAGCTCTTCAACTCATGCATCCCGATAAATCTCCTGGTCCCGACGGTTTCAATCCGGCTTTCTATCAGAAGTTTTGGCATATTTGTGGCGACGATATTTTCACAGCAGCTGCTAGTTGGCTTGATCGTGGCTTTTTTCCTTCGTCCCTCActaaaactaacatttttttaattccaaagtGTGCTAATCCTCATAATATGAAAGATCTTCGATCTATTTCCTTATGTAATGTCGCCTATAAATTGGTGGCTAAGCTGTTAGCTAATAGGTTGAAAAAGTGTTTGGCTAAGTGTGTTTCGGAGGAGCAGTCTGCGTTTGTTGAAAATCGTTCCATTTTGGATAATGCAATGATGGCGATTGATATTATCCATACTCTTAAGCGGAGAACAAGAGGTACTAAGGCTCATATGGCTTTGAAGATTGATATTAGCAAGGCGTATGATAGTGTGGACTGGGGTTTCCTTAGAGAAATGTTAAGGAAGTTGGGCTTTGCGGATAGGTGGATTCATTGGGTGATGATGTGTGTGACAGATGTGAGTTATTCGGTTCTCTTTAATTCGGATAAAGTTGGACCAATTAAACCAGGAAGAGGTTTGAGACAAGGTGACCCACTGTCACCTTATCTCTTTATTCTCATTGTTGAAGGCCTCTCAGCGCTTATCAAAAATGCTGTTGCTCGAGGAGACATTCATGGTGTTCAGATATGCAGAGGGGCACCTAGCGTGTCCCATCTGCTTTTTGTTGACGATTGTTTTTTGTTCTGCAGGGCTAATATTGCAGAGGTGTCTCACCTTATGGAGTTACTTAAAATCTACGCTACTGCTTCTGGACAAGAAATTAATATGACGAAATCAGAGGTTTTCTTCAGCCGTAATCTCAGTTTTCCAACGCAAGAGGATATTGCGAATATGATGGGTGTCCGACACGTGCTTGGTACTGGTTCTTATTTGGGTCTTCCCTCGATGATAGGCCGTAGTAAGAAGGAGACTTTTGCGTTTATTAAGGATCACATTTGGAAGAGAATTAATTCTTGGAGGGGTCGATCGTTGTCAAAGGCGGGTAAAGAGGTGATGAAAAAATCTGTCTTGCAGTCTATTCCTTCCTATATTATGAGTGTGTATGTTATTCCTGAAGGGGTGGTGAAAGATATTGAAAAGATGTTGAATTCTTTTTGGTGGGGGGGGGGTGGTGGTGGTCATAAAGGTATTCATTGGCTGGCGTGGGATAAGTTGGTTTGTCCGAAGAGGGATGGAGGATTAGGATTTAGAGATTTTCGGGCGTTTAACTTGGCTATGGTAGCTAAACAAGGATGGAAACTGTTGTCTGAACCTGCCTCCTTAGTTTCCAGATTCTTcaaagcaaggtattttcctAATTCCTCGTTCTTGAATGCCAATTTGGGTTCTAATCCAAGTTTTCTGTAGAGAAGTCTCTGGAAAGCTAAGGATGTTATGTGTTTGGGCTGTAGGTGGAGTATCGATACCGGGAGTAATATCAAAGTC belongs to Vicia villosa cultivar HV-30 ecotype Madison, WI unplaced genomic scaffold, Vvil1.0 ctg.000696F_1_1, whole genome shotgun sequence and includes:
- the LOC131630549 gene encoding uncharacterized protein LOC131630549, whose amino-acid sequence is MEHGSYSDLSKSTFCLVDEDHTFANSVRFTLNQDPRVTFSGYSIPHPSENRVNVRVQTTGDPASEVLKDGCQDLMLICQHVRSTFEKAVKDFKTSKTGDDAMDI